In a genomic window of Telopea speciosissima isolate NSW1024214 ecotype Mountain lineage chromosome 5, Tspe_v1, whole genome shotgun sequence:
- the LOC122661022 gene encoding cysteine protease RD19A-like — MAKFPSSRLVLLLFVSSLIFFFAATVSSASDVSSNDESEDLMIRQVVPNEDDLQLDVESHFISFKRRFRKTYATPEEHAYRLGVFNANLRRARRHQKIDPTAVHGITQFSDLTPKEFRRNHLGLKRLRLPSDAQKAPLLPTNDLPTDFDWRDHGAVTAVKNQGSCGSCWSFSTTGALEGANFLATGNLVSLSEQQLVDCDHECDPEEAGACDSGCNGGLMNSAFEYTLKAGGLVREEDYPYTGTDGTCKFDNTKVAAKVANFSVVSLDEDQIAANLVKNGPLAVAINAVFMQTYIGGVSCPYICMRRLDHGVLLVGYGAEGYSPIRLKNKPYWIIKNSWGESWGENGYYKICRGRNVCGVDSMVSTVAAAQISQE; from the exons ATGGCTAAGTTTCCTTCTTCTCGTTTAGTTCTCCTCCTCTTTGTCtcctctctcatcttcttcttcgctGCAACAGTTTCTTCAGCTTCTGATGTTTCTTCAAACGATGAATCGGAAGATCTGATGATCCGTCAAGTTGTGCCGAACGAAGATGATCTTCAGTTGGACGTCGAGAGCCACTTTATTAGCTTCAAGAGGAGGTTCCGTAAGACTTACGCTACTCCGGAAGAACACGCTTACAGGTTGGGTGTCTTCAATGCTAACTTGCGACGTGCGAGACGTCACCAGAAGATTGATCCTACCGCCGTCCACGGCATCACTCAGTTCTCCGATTTGACACCTAAGGAATTCCGCCGGAATCATCTCGGCTTGAAGCGTCTCAGACTACCTTCTGATGCTCAGAAGGCTCCCCTCCTCCCCACCAACGATCTTCCCACCGACTTCGATTGGAGAGACCATGGTGCCGTTACTGCCGTTAAGAACCAG GGTTCTTGTGGATCTTGTTGGTCTTTCAGCACCACCGGAGCCTTGGAAGGGGCTAATTTTCTCGCTACGGGAAATCTTGTTAGCCTCAGCGAGCAACAGCTTGTGGATTGCGATCATGAG TGTGACCCAGAGGAAGCAGGTGCATGTGACTCAGGCTGCAATGGGGGGCTAATGAACAGTGCTTTTGAATATACACTGAAAGCTGGAGGGCTTGTGCGAGAGGAAGATTATCCGTATACTGGGACTGATGGTACCTGCAAATTTGACAATACCAAGGTTGCTGCTAAAGTGGCTAACTTCAGTGTTGTCTCCCTTGACGAGGATCAGATTGCAGCAAATCTTGTCAAAaatggtccacttgcag TGGCGATCAACGCAGTATTCATGCAGACTTACATAGGGGGAGTTTCATGCCCGTATATATGCATGAGGCGATTGGATCATGGGGTGCTTCTGGTGGGTTATGGTGCTGAAGGTTATTCTCCCATTCGCTTGAAGAACAAACCATACTGGATCATAAAGAACTCTTGGGGTGAAAGCTGGGGAGAGAATGGTTACTACAAAATCTGTAGGGGTCGCAATGTCTGTGGTGTGGACTCCATGGTCTCAACTGTGGCCGCTGCCCAGATCTCTCAAGAGTAG
- the LOC122661023 gene encoding transcription initiation factor IIF subunit beta-like isoform X1, with amino-acid sequence MESEEQSKQLETGRAERSVWLMKCPLVVSKSWQAHSSDSHPVAKVVLSVDPLHSDDPSSLQFTMELAGTESANMPKNYSLNMFKDFVPMSIFSETNQGRVAVEGKVEHKFDMKPHDDNIEEYGKLCRERTNKSMIKTRQIQVIDNDRGVLMRPMPGMVGLPNSKDKKKATPVKGSEMKRTRRDRGELEDIMFKLFERQPNWALKQLVQETDQPAQFLKEILNELCVYNKRGTNQGTYELKPEYKKSAADIDAE; translated from the exons ATGGAGTCGGAAGAGCAGAGCAAGCAGTTGGAGACGGGGAGAGCAGAGAGATCGGTGTGGCTGATGAAGTGCCCGTTGGTAGTGTCGAAGTCATGGCAGGCCCATTCTTCCGACTCTCACCCCGTCGCCAAGGTCGTCCTCTCCGTGGATCCTCTTCATTCTGACGATCCCTCTTCCCTCCAG TTCACGATGGAATTGGCTGGCACTGAGTCTGCAAATATGCCCAAGAACTATTCCTTGAATATGTTTAAAGACTTTGTCCCAATGAGTATTTTCTCTGAGACAAATCAAG GAAGGGTTGCGGTTGAAGGAAAAGTGGAACATAAATTTGACATGAAGCCCCATGATGACAATATTGAAGAGTATGGAAAATTGTGTCGTGAAAGGACAAACAAATCCATGATTAAAACTAGACAAATACAG GTGATTGACAATGACCGTGGAGTACTTATGAGGCCAATGCCTGGAATGGTTGGGCTGCCCAATTCTAAG gataagaagaaagcaacaCCTGTTAAAGGatcagaaatgaaaagaacaagaCGAGATCGTGGGGAACTGGAAGACATTATGTTCAAGCTCTTTGAGAGGCAACCAAACTGGGCATTAAAGCAGCTGGTCCAAGAGACTGACCAGCCTGCG CAATTTTTGAAAGAGATATTGAATGAGCTGTGTGTGTACAATAAGAGGGGAACAAATCAAGGAACTTATGAGCTAAAGCCGGAATATAAAAAATCCGCTGCGGATATTGATGCTGAATGA
- the LOC122661023 gene encoding transcription initiation factor IIF subunit beta-like isoform X2, with protein MESEEQSKQLETGRAERSVWLMKCPLVVSKSWQAHSSDSHPVAKVVLSVDPLHSDDPSDNQFTMELAGTESANMPKNYSLNMFKDFVPMSIFSETNQGRVAVEGKVEHKFDMKPHDDNIEEYGKLCRERTNKSMIKTRQIQVIDNDRGVLMRPMPGMVGLPNSKDKKKATPVKGSEMKRTRRDRGELEDIMFKLFERQPNWALKQLVQETDQPAQFLKEILNELCVYNKRGTNQGTYELKPEYKKSAADIDAE; from the exons ATGGAGTCGGAAGAGCAGAGCAAGCAGTTGGAGACGGGGAGAGCAGAGAGATCGGTGTGGCTGATGAAGTGCCCGTTGGTAGTGTCGAAGTCATGGCAGGCCCATTCTTCCGACTCTCACCCCGTCGCCAAGGTCGTCCTCTCCGTGGATCCTCTTCATTCTGACGATCCCTC TGATAATCAGTTCACGATGGAATTGGCTGGCACTGAGTCTGCAAATATGCCCAAGAACTATTCCTTGAATATGTTTAAAGACTTTGTCCCAATGAGTATTTTCTCTGAGACAAATCAAG GAAGGGTTGCGGTTGAAGGAAAAGTGGAACATAAATTTGACATGAAGCCCCATGATGACAATATTGAAGAGTATGGAAAATTGTGTCGTGAAAGGACAAACAAATCCATGATTAAAACTAGACAAATACAG GTGATTGACAATGACCGTGGAGTACTTATGAGGCCAATGCCTGGAATGGTTGGGCTGCCCAATTCTAAG gataagaagaaagcaacaCCTGTTAAAGGatcagaaatgaaaagaacaagaCGAGATCGTGGGGAACTGGAAGACATTATGTTCAAGCTCTTTGAGAGGCAACCAAACTGGGCATTAAAGCAGCTGGTCCAAGAGACTGACCAGCCTGCG CAATTTTTGAAAGAGATATTGAATGAGCTGTGTGTGTACAATAAGAGGGGAACAAATCAAGGAACTTATGAGCTAAAGCCGGAATATAAAAAATCCGCTGCGGATATTGATGCTGAATGA